From a single Lolium rigidum isolate FL_2022 chromosome 7, APGP_CSIRO_Lrig_0.1, whole genome shotgun sequence genomic region:
- the LOC124673064 gene encoding glyoxylate/hydroxypyruvate reductase HPR3-like — MASAIAAATAPPTGAQHSVLLLRRANDYLAAALRARYRVLSFYDSGGAPLPAFLAASAAAEPEAPRAALVVGVDAAFLVAGAGEVFSTDVADHAIGLLIDVLRNVSAADRYVCRGLWPVQGDYPLGSKLGGKRVGIIGLGSIGSSIAKRLKAFGFVIQYHSRRPKDGVSFRYFHDVISLATESDALIVACALNDQTRHIVNKEVLRALGKDGVVVNIARGGNIDEAELISMLREGKIAGAGLDVFEKEPVVPPEFFSMDNVVLTAHEAVFTTESGSDLCDLMIGNLEAFFDGRPLLTPVPPK, encoded by the exons ATGGCGTCCGCCATTGCCGCCGCGACGGCTCCTCCCACGGGCGCCCAGCACTCTGTCCTCCTCCTGCGCCGCGCCAACGACTACCTCGCCGCCGCCCTACGGGCGCGCTACCGCGTCCTCAGCTTCTACGACTCgggcggcgcgcccctcccggccttcctcgccgcgtccgccgccgcggaGCCCGAGGCCCCGCGGGCTGCCCTCGTCGTTGGCGTCGACGCCGCCTTCCTCgtggccggcgccggcgaggtctTCTCCACGGACGTGGCCGACCACGCCATAGGGCTCCTCATCGACGTGCTCCGGAATGTCTCCGCGGCCGACCGCTACGTCTGCCGCGGGCTGTGGCCCGTCCAAGGGGACTACCCGCTCGGATCCAAG CTCGGTGGCAAGCGCGTAGGCATCATCGGTTTGGGGAGCATCGGTTCATCCATCGCCAAGCGTCTCAAAGCATTTGGCTTTGTCATCCAGTACCATTCCAGGAGACCAAAGGATGGTGTCTCCTTCAGATACTTCCACGATGTGATCAGCCTCGCTACCGAATCCGACGCGCTCATTGTCGCGTGCGCGCTGAACGACCAGACGCGGCACATCGTCAACAAGGAAGTCCTGAGGGCACTAGGTAAAGATGGCGTAGTGGTGAACATCGCTCGCGGAGGGAACATTGACGAGGCGGAGCTGATCAGCATGCTGAGGGAAGGCAAGATAGCTGGCGCGGGCCTAGACGTCTTTGAGAAGGAGCCCGTTGTGCCGCCGGAGTTCTTCTCCATGGACAACGTGGTGCTAACTGCTCATGAGGCGGTCTTCACCACAGAGTCTGGCTCCGACCTTTGCGACCTCATGATTGGGAACCTCGAGGCGTTCTTTGATGGTAGGCCATTGCTCACGCCTGTGCCTCCCAAGTAG